The Triticum aestivum cultivar Chinese Spring unplaced genomic scaffold, IWGSC CS RefSeq v2.1 scaffold229594, whole genome shotgun sequence genomic interval AGcggcaactcctcctcctcctgctcctcctggcCTCGCCGTTGCCGTTGCCGCGGCCGGCTGCCGCCGACGACGGGGCCGCTGCGCAGCCGCCTCCACTGGTGAAGCAGTTCTACTACTACTCTCCTCCGCCGCCGTCGGCAGCATCTCCTCCCAccggcccgccgccggcgccgccgatgGCTCCGTGCAACTGCCAGCAGATGCCGCAGCCCACGGCTTGCAACTGCCCGAAGATGCCGCCGCCTGGGATGTACCACCACAGCCCGCCGGCCGGGCACCACTATGGGTTCCTATCCGGGTCCCACGTGCAAGCCGGAGGGCGGCTCCATCCCCGGATGCTCTGCGCTGTTGCCGCTGCATTACTTCTTCTATGGTGGTGCTAGTCACTGTCTGTTGTGTCACTCAGATCCATATGTGCGTGCTTACTGCTGTGCTATGACATTATTACTTTATTTTTTCAAAAGGACATTATTACTTTATTAGGCATTTTTATTTGGGACAGAGGAATTTCATCAAGTTTCTATGAGCATTACATTGTTAATTTTAGACACGTTCTTGCAGTGCACTCAGAAATTCCGTTAATCTAGCCATATGTATGGATTTGGTTGTTGCAATCTAGTACATTTGATGAAGTTGATTACTGAAGAGGGTATTAATGAC includes:
- the LOC123176368 gene encoding extensin, whose protein sequence is MAPQRQLLLLLLLLASPLPLPRPAAADDGAAAQPPPLVKQFYYYSPPPPSAASPPTGPPPAPPMAPCNCQQMPQPTACNCPKMPPPGMYHHSPPAGHHYGFLSGSHVQAGGRLHPRMLCAVAAALLLLWWC